From Pelotomaculum schinkii, the proteins below share one genomic window:
- a CDS encoding FtsX-like permease family protein, which produces MNAFKISWLLFKNNLKLYQFYLMVLILTTAIYYNFLAVNFNPYLEVLNEQYVFAKVASSLGSIILFLTVFSFMFHANNFFYKLRYKEIGTYMLMGIPGSKIGTVFALESILLGGTAVIIGLPLGLLFSKLFFMLLSKAMILDTQIPFYIPLKAIGTLLLILAFIILLMGIKNYRMVRRSKLIEILNAAKKEQRLPKIRWIGGIAGVVCIAAAYYLALNILDLPFNLPIDFFQTSILILILICCGTYFFFGSFLAIVLNALIQKKKVIYKKSRLISFSNTLFRLGTHYRSLSMTAILCAATLAALSGSLALKYFADTNTAVEAPYSITYYDQDEVTNQKIRALIQASPHQILAEHESHFLTGNVSYNNGKGERTETCLITSFSEVKKSLMIIWPENYQQILKEIELDDNETVSILHSNLVFSGVSYIGQDFVIQGRDYNLKKVMKIPFIGELEGIGHNDTYIVTDNQYNELKEDGKEMTMYGINITDPEDSMSLVKKIAGVIKNPSDNLNSYAGQYQYKYYLIGAFYFMGLVMAVVFMISTFSTMYFKILSDAILDREQYKILMKIGVTEQEIAKSIYTQVGIAFILPVLLGILHGTMAIKALESCIHYQFTGSILTGVGVLILAMTGFYLFICKKYRDMVVKRWENYESF; this is translated from the coding sequence TTGGGCAGTATCATCCTATTTCTGACTGTATTTTCTTTTATGTTCCATGCCAATAATTTCTTTTACAAGCTGCGTTACAAAGAAATCGGAACATATATGTTGATGGGCATTCCCGGCAGTAAAATCGGAACGGTCTTTGCCCTGGAAAGTATCCTGCTCGGGGGAACAGCCGTTATCATTGGCCTGCCTCTCGGCCTGCTGTTTTCCAAGCTTTTTTTTATGCTACTGAGCAAAGCGATGATTCTGGACACTCAGATTCCATTTTATATCCCGCTCAAGGCGATCGGCACGCTGCTCTTAATCCTGGCCTTTATTATTCTTTTGATGGGCATAAAGAATTACCGGATGGTTCGAAGAAGCAAGCTGATCGAAATCCTGAACGCGGCCAAAAAAGAACAAAGACTGCCTAAGATAAGATGGATTGGCGGCATCGCAGGTGTGGTCTGCATTGCCGCGGCCTATTATCTGGCTTTGAATATTCTTGATTTACCGTTTAATTTACCAATTGATTTTTTCCAGACTAGTATTTTAATCCTGATCCTGATCTGCTGCGGCACCTATTTTTTCTTCGGCAGCTTTTTGGCGATTGTCCTTAACGCGCTGATTCAAAAGAAAAAAGTTATTTATAAAAAATCAAGACTTATAAGCTTTAGCAATACGTTATTCCGGCTGGGCACGCATTACCGGAGCCTGTCCATGACAGCGATTTTATGTGCCGCAACTTTGGCTGCCCTCAGCGGAAGCCTGGCCCTAAAGTATTTTGCCGACACCAATACGGCAGTCGAAGCGCCTTACAGCATTACTTATTACGATCAGGACGAGGTTACGAACCAAAAGATCAGAGCGCTGATTCAAGCATCGCCGCATCAGATTCTGGCCGAGCATGAGTCCCATTTTCTGACTGGTAATGTTTCCTATAATAATGGCAAAGGCGAGCGTACTGAAACATGTTTAATTACCAGTTTTTCCGAAGTAAAAAAATCTTTGATGATCATCTGGCCTGAGAATTATCAGCAAATCTTAAAAGAAATTGAACTTGATGATAATGAAACTGTAAGTATCTTGCATTCCAATCTGGTTTTTTCGGGTGTCAGTTATATCGGACAGGACTTTGTTATTCAGGGTAGGGACTATAACTTGAAAAAAGTGATGAAAATTCCGTTTATCGGTGAACTGGAGGGTATAGGCCATAATGATACCTATATCGTCACGGATAACCAATACAATGAATTAAAAGAAGACGGTAAAGAGATGACGATGTACGGGATCAATATTACCGATCCGGAGGACAGCATGTCCTTGGTAAAAAAAATCGCCGGGGTGATAAAAAACCCCAGTGATAATCTCAACAGCTATGCCGGTCAATATCAATATAAGTACTATCTGATCGGGGCCTTTTATTTTATGGGCTTGGTGATGGCCGTTGTTTTTATGATTTCTACTTTCAGTACCATGTATTTCAAGATTTTGAGCGACGCCATCCTGGACCGGGAACAATATAAGATCCTGATGAAGATCGGAGTGACGGAACAGGAAATAGCCAAAAGTATTTATACCCAAGTAGGTATTGCCTTTATTCTGCCGGTTTTATTGGGAATCCTGCATGGAACTATGGCCATTAAAGCCTTGGAATCGTGTATCCATTATCAATTTACCGGCAGTATCTTGACAGGAGTTGGTGTTTTGATCCTGGCCATGACAGGTTTCTATCTTTTTATATGCAAGAAATATCGTGATATGGTGGTAAAGAGGTGGGAGAATTATGAATCATTCTAA